A region from the Flavobacterium enshiense genome encodes:
- the carA gene encoding glutamine-hydrolyzing carbamoyl-phosphate synthase small subunit, protein MKYSNRNQALLLLNDGTVFYGKSIGIEGKTFGEVCFNTGTTGYQEIFTDPSYFGQIMVATNAHIGNYGIHADETDSDSIKISGLVCKNFSFNYSRPDAEESLLEYFEKVNLVAISDVDTRALVSYIRDHGAQNAVICTDGTPVEELKKLLADVPNMKGLELASSVSTKEPYFFGNENATYKVAALDLGIKTNILRCLAERDCYIKVFPYNATFEELKAFNPDGYFLSNGPGDPEPLKGVQQVALQIIAENKPVFGICLGHQTLALANGISTYKMFNGHRGINHPVMNVISNRGEITSQNHGFAVNREELEKHPDFEITHLHLNDGTVAGMRMKNKAVFSVQYHPEASPGPHDARYLFDQFVDNIKESKK, encoded by the coding sequence ATGAAATATTCAAATCGAAATCAAGCGCTTCTTTTGTTGAATGACGGAACGGTTTTCTACGGAAAATCTATCGGGATCGAAGGGAAAACCTTCGGAGAAGTATGCTTCAACACCGGAACGACAGGATATCAGGAAATCTTTACCGATCCGTCGTACTTCGGTCAGATCATGGTGGCGACCAACGCACACATTGGAAACTACGGTATACATGCCGATGAAACCGATTCAGACAGCATTAAAATTTCAGGTTTGGTTTGTAAAAACTTCAGTTTTAACTATTCAAGACCGGATGCGGAAGAAAGTTTGTTGGAGTACTTCGAAAAAGTAAATCTGGTTGCCATTTCCGATGTAGATACCAGAGCTTTGGTTTCCTACATCCGTGATCACGGAGCTCAAAACGCCGTAATCTGTACAGACGGAACTCCGGTAGAGGAGCTTAAAAAATTGTTAGCCGATGTGCCAAACATGAAAGGTTTGGAATTAGCATCTTCCGTATCAACCAAAGAACCTTATTTCTTCGGTAACGAAAACGCAACGTATAAAGTAGCGGCTTTGGATTTAGGTATCAAAACGAATATCCTTCGTTGTCTTGCTGAAAGAGATTGTTACATAAAAGTATTCCCATATAATGCGACCTTTGAAGAATTGAAAGCTTTCAATCCTGATGGTTACTTCTTGTCAAACGGTCCTGGTGATCCGGAACCATTGAAAGGTGTACAACAGGTTGCGCTTCAAATCATCGCGGAAAACAAACCGGTTTTCGGGATTTGTCTTGGACACCAAACATTGGCTTTGGCAAACGGAATTTCTACCTATAAAATGTTCAACGGACACCGTGGTATTAACCACCCGGTAATGAACGTAATTAGCAATAGAGGTGAAATCACTTCTCAAAACCACGGTTTCGCTGTAAACAGGGAAGAATTAGAAAAACATCCTGATTTCGAAATCACACATTTACATTTAAATGATGGTACAGTTGCTGGAATGCGTATGAAAAACAAAGCGGTATTCTCGGTGCAGTATCACCCTGAAGCAAGTCCGGGACCACACGATGCCCGTTATTTATTCGATCAGTTTGTAGATAATATCAAAGAAAGTAAAAAATAA
- a CDS encoding citrate synthase, translated as MSKTAILEIDGNKYEFPVIVGSENEVAIDIEKLRAATGAITLDPGYKNSGSCQSQITFLDGEEGILRYRGYAIEDLAEKAGFLEVSYLVIFGELPTKQQLEQFENDIRKYTLVNEEMKNIIDGFPKTAHPMGVLSSLTSALTAFNPKVVNVENDKEMYEAVCKTMGKFLVIATWTYRKCMGYPLNYYDNTRGYVDNFLRLMFELPTGPYKVNPVVVNALDKLFILHADHEQNCSTSTVRIVGSSHAGLFASISAGVSALWGPLHGGANQAVLEMLEEIQKDGGDADKFLAKAKDKNDPFRLMGFGHRVYKNFDPRAKIIKKAADEVLAELGVNDPILNIAKKLEESALQDEYFKSRNLYPNVDFYSGIIYRALGIPTDMFTVLFAIGRLPGWIAQWKEMRVNKEPIGRPRQVYTGYPLRPFKEMNER; from the coding sequence ATGTCGAAAACTGCAATATTAGAAATTGATGGCAACAAATATGAATTTCCGGTTATCGTGGGAAGTGAGAACGAGGTTGCTATCGATATTGAAAAATTACGTGCTGCAACCGGCGCTATTACGTTAGACCCGGGATATAAAAATTCAGGCTCATGCCAAAGTCAAATCACTTTCCTTGACGGTGAAGAAGGAATCCTTCGCTACAGGGGGTATGCTATCGAAGATTTGGCTGAGAAAGCTGGTTTTTTGGAAGTGTCTTATTTGGTGATTTTTGGAGAATTGCCAACCAAACAACAATTAGAGCAGTTTGAGAATGATATTCGTAAATACACGTTGGTGAATGAGGAAATGAAAAACATCATTGATGGTTTTCCTAAAACTGCCCACCCAATGGGCGTGTTGTCTTCACTGACAAGTGCATTAACAGCATTCAACCCTAAAGTGGTTAATGTTGAGAATGATAAAGAAATGTACGAGGCGGTTTGCAAGACAATGGGTAAATTTCTTGTGATTGCAACCTGGACTTATAGAAAATGTATGGGGTATCCTTTGAATTATTATGATAATACTAGAGGGTATGTTGATAACTTCTTGCGATTAATGTTTGAGTTGCCGACAGGTCCATACAAAGTTAATCCGGTTGTGGTAAATGCATTGGACAAATTATTCATCTTGCATGCTGATCACGAGCAAAACTGTTCTACTTCGACAGTGAGAATAGTTGGTTCTTCTCACGCAGGTTTGTTTGCGTCAATTTCAGCAGGAGTTTCTGCGCTTTGGGGACCACTTCATGGTGGAGCTAACCAGGCAGTGCTGGAAATGTTGGAAGAGATTCAGAAAGATGGAGGGGATGCTGATAAGTTCCTAGCCAAAGCAAAAGATAAAAACGATCCGTTCCGTTTGATGGGCTTCGGACACCGTGTATACAAGAACTTTGACCCAAGAGCGAAAATCATCAAAAAAGCGGCTGACGAAGTATTGGCTGAATTAGGAGTTAATGATCCAATCCTTAATATTGCTAAAAAATTAGAGGAATCTGCATTGCAGGATGAGTACTTCAAATCAAGAAACTTATATCCTAACGTTGACTTCTATTCAGGTATTATTTATCGTGCTTTAGGAATTCCAACTGATATGTTCACGGTATTGTTTGCTATCGGACGTCTGCCAGGATGGATTGCTCAGTGGAAAGAAATGCGCGTGAACAAGGAGCCTATAGGTCGTCCGCGTCAGGTGTATACAGGTTATCCGCTACGTCCTTTTAAGGAAATGAATGAAAGATAG
- the rpsK gene encoding 30S ribosomal protein S11: MAKASTKKRKVIVESTGEAHINATFNNIIISLTNKKGEVISWSSAGKMGFRGSKKNTPYAAQMAAEDCSKVALEAGLKKVKVYVKGPGNGRESAIRSIHNGGIEVTEIIDVTPMPHNGCRPPKRRRV, from the coding sequence ATGGCTAAGGCAAGTACAAAAAAACGTAAAGTTATCGTTGAATCAACGGGCGAAGCACATATTAATGCGACTTTTAACAACATCATCATTTCTTTAACTAACAAGAAAGGTGAAGTTATTTCTTGGTCTTCAGCTGGTAAAATGGGCTTTAGAGGTTCTAAAAAGAACACTCCATATGCAGCTCAGATGGCCGCGGAAGATTGTAGCAAAGTAGCGTTAGAAGCTGGTCTTAAAAAAGTAAAAGTTTACGTTAAAGGTCCAGGAAATGGTAGAGAATCTGCCATCAGATCTATTCACAACGGAGGAATTGAAGTTACTGAAATCATCGACGTAACTCCAATGCCGCACAACGGATGTCGTCCTCCGAAAAGAAGAAGAGTTTAA
- a CDS encoding CoA-binding protein: MKTLVLGASVHPERFSFLAVDSLLKHGHEVVAIGGHNDNIGNVKIETEKLPFENVHTVTIYLNPSHQKEYYDYIIRLKPQRVIFNPGAENKEFFDLLEEADIPFEAVCTLVLLATNQY; encoded by the coding sequence ATGAAGACACTGGTGCTTGGAGCTTCGGTACATCCGGAACGTTTTTCTTTTTTGGCGGTCGACAGTCTGCTTAAACATGGCCATGAAGTGGTGGCTATAGGAGGTCATAATGACAATATCGGAAATGTCAAAATTGAAACCGAAAAATTGCCCTTTGAAAACGTTCATACCGTCACAATATATCTTAATCCATCACACCAAAAGGAATATTACGATTATATCATTCGCCTTAAACCGCAAAGGGTTATTTTTAACCCGGGAGCAGAAAACAAAGAGTTTTTTGATTTACTCGAAGAGGCTGATATCCCATTTGAGGCTGTCTGTACATTGGTATTGCTTGCCACTAATCAGTATTAG
- the ctlX gene encoding citrulline utilization hydrolase CtlX — translation MQQTTNTVLMIRPVAFRRNEQTLVNNYYQKTGETLLPATANAKALEEFDTLVTKLRKVGVNVIVVDDTLEFDTPDSIFPNNWISFHQNGDVALYPMFAENRRLERREDVLDIMEENGFYIDQLVDYSSAEEEGLFLEGTGSLVLDRENIKAYCALSERSNEELMIEFCEDFEMNPMIFEAFQTVNGERKPIYHTNVMMSIGETFAVICADCIDDNKERKMVLDCLKSDGKEIILITEDQMSSFAGNMLQVRGVNDKRYLVMSTTAYQSLTPKQVATLEKHCEILTSNLDTIESCGGGSARCMMAEVFLPDTEDEEDIE, via the coding sequence ATGCAACAAACTACAAACACTGTCCTGATGATTCGCCCAGTGGCATTTCGCAGGAACGAGCAGACCTTGGTTAATAATTACTACCAGAAAACAGGAGAAACATTATTGCCGGCTACAGCTAATGCCAAGGCTCTGGAAGAATTTGATACGTTGGTGACTAAATTACGCAAAGTTGGTGTAAACGTTATTGTTGTTGATGATACCCTGGAATTTGATACACCGGACAGTATTTTTCCAAACAACTGGATTTCTTTCCATCAGAACGGAGACGTGGCTTTGTACCCAATGTTTGCAGAAAACCGTCGTCTGGAAAGAAGAGAAGATGTTTTGGATATTATGGAAGAAAATGGTTTTTATATTGATCAGCTTGTTGACTACAGTTCGGCAGAAGAAGAAGGTCTTTTTCTTGAAGGAACAGGAAGTTTGGTGTTAGACCGTGAAAATATTAAGGCGTACTGTGCGCTTTCCGAAAGGTCCAATGAAGAACTTATGATCGAGTTTTGTGAAGACTTTGAAATGAACCCTATGATTTTTGAAGCTTTTCAAACGGTAAACGGTGAACGTAAACCTATTTATCATACTAATGTGATGATGAGTATAGGAGAAACTTTTGCGGTAATTTGTGCTGATTGTATTGACGACAATAAAGAACGAAAGATGGTTTTGGATTGTCTTAAATCGGATGGAAAAGAAATTATACTGATAACAGAAGATCAAATGAGCAGTTTTGCCGGAAATATGCTTCAGGTTCGTGGCGTCAATGACAAACGTTATTTGGTTATGAGTACAACTGCTTACCAAAGTTTGACTCCGAAACAGGTCGCCACTCTTGAAAAACATTGCGAAATTCTAACGTCAAACCTGGATACTATCGAATCATGCGGGGGAGGAAGTGCGCGCTGCATGATGGCTGAAGTATTTTTGCCGGATACAGAAGATGAAGAAGATATTGAGTAA
- the eno gene encoding phosphopyruvate hydratase, giving the protein MSMIIKVHARQILDSRGNPTVEVDVITENGILGRAAVPSGASTGEHEAVELRDGGKAFMGKGVLKAVENVNMTIASELVGMSVFEQNAIDKMMIELDGTPNKSNLGANAILGVSLAVAKAAANELGLPLYRYVGGVSANTLPVPMMNIINGGSHSDAPIAFQEFMIMPVKAQNFTHAMQMGTEIFHNLKKVLHDRNLSTAVGDEGGFAPNLAGGTEDALDSIKLAVENAGYTFGDDIKIALDCAASEFYVNGKYDYTKFEGETGKIRTSEEQADYLAELCAKYPIVSIEDGMYEDDWAGWKYLTEKIGNKVQLVGDDLFVTNVQRLSQGIEQNIANSILIKVNQIGTLTETIAAVNMAHNAGYTSVMSHRSGETEDNTIADLAVALNCGQIKTGSASRSDRMSKYNQLLRIEEELAEVAYFPKEKAFKVKG; this is encoded by the coding sequence ATGAGCATGATTATCAAAGTTCACGCAAGACAAATATTAGATTCAAGAGGAAATCCAACGGTTGAAGTGGATGTGATTACAGAAAACGGTATTTTAGGAAGAGCCGCTGTACCGTCAGGTGCGTCAACCGGAGAACATGAAGCAGTGGAATTACGCGACGGCGGAAAAGCCTTCATGGGTAAAGGAGTTTTGAAAGCTGTTGAAAACGTGAATATGACTATTGCTTCGGAATTGGTTGGAATGTCGGTTTTTGAGCAAAATGCAATTGATAAAATGATGATCGAATTGGATGGTACTCCGAACAAATCCAATTTAGGTGCAAATGCAATTCTAGGAGTGTCATTAGCTGTGGCTAAAGCGGCTGCAAATGAGTTAGGATTGCCATTATACCGTTACGTTGGCGGTGTTTCTGCTAACACGCTTCCGGTTCCGATGATGAACATTATCAATGGAGGTTCGCACTCTGATGCGCCTATCGCATTCCAGGAATTTATGATCATGCCTGTAAAAGCGCAGAATTTCACCCACGCAATGCAAATGGGAACTGAAATCTTCCATAACCTGAAAAAAGTGTTACATGACAGGAATCTTTCTACGGCTGTAGGAGATGAAGGTGGTTTTGCACCAAACTTAGCAGGAGGAACGGAAGATGCTTTGGATTCTATTAAATTAGCAGTAGAAAATGCAGGTTATACTTTCGGTGATGATATTAAAATTGCCTTAGATTGTGCTGCTTCTGAATTCTATGTAAACGGTAAATACGATTACACGAAATTTGAAGGTGAAACAGGTAAAATCAGAACATCAGAAGAGCAAGCGGATTATTTGGCTGAATTATGCGCTAAATATCCAATTGTTTCCATCGAAGACGGTATGTACGAAGATGACTGGGCTGGTTGGAAATATTTAACTGAGAAAATCGGAAACAAAGTGCAATTGGTTGGGGATGATTTGTTTGTAACCAACGTACAGCGTCTTTCTCAGGGAATCGAGCAAAACATTGCAAACTCAATCCTTATTAAAGTTAACCAAATCGGAACTTTGACTGAAACGATTGCGGCTGTAAATATGGCACACAATGCGGGTTATACTTCGGTAATGTCTCATCGTTCTGGAGAAACTGAGGATAATACGATTGCTGATTTAGCGGTGGCATTAAACTGTGGTCAAATCAAAACCGGATCGGCTTCCCGTTCTGATCGTATGTCAAAATACAATCAGTTGTTGCGCATTGAGGAAGAATTAGCAGAAGTGGCTTATTTTCCAAAAGAAAAAGCGTTTAAAGTAAAAGGATAA
- a CDS encoding MarC family NAAT transporter: protein MELFIYIFAAVFSVLNPLGAVPIFVGLTQHDSKAERSRISFWTAINVFIILIISFFIGEYVLKFFGISIDALRIAGGLVIVSSGFALLSGNLGKKRGVNKKVASDAQKRNDIALTPLAIPMLAGPGSISLLIAFYQDYPEIADKAVVCGAILAVALSIFIILRSAHYLSRILGASGIVAISRIIGFIVIAIGVQYISSSIVNIFKTI, encoded by the coding sequence ATGGAGTTATTTATTTACATTTTTGCGGCCGTATTTTCAGTTTTAAACCCTTTAGGCGCCGTACCCATTTTTGTTGGATTAACGCAGCACGACAGTAAAGCCGAACGTTCCCGAATTTCGTTTTGGACAGCCATAAACGTTTTTATCATACTAATCATTTCCTTTTTTATCGGTGAATATGTTTTAAAGTTCTTCGGAATCAGTATTGATGCATTGCGTATTGCCGGAGGGCTTGTAATCGTAAGTTCCGGTTTTGCCTTGTTAAGCGGGAATTTAGGAAAAAAGAGAGGGGTTAACAAAAAAGTTGCCAGTGATGCTCAAAAAAGAAATGATATTGCTCTTACTCCTTTAGCTATCCCGATGCTGGCCGGACCGGGATCCATTTCGCTATTGATTGCTTTTTATCAAGACTATCCAGAAATCGCTGATAAAGCTGTTGTTTGCGGAGCTATTTTAGCTGTAGCACTATCCATTTTTATTATTTTAAGAAGCGCACATTACTTATCCCGAATCCTAGGCGCTTCAGGTATTGTTGCGATTTCGAGAATCATAGGCTTTATCGTTATTGCCATTGGTGTTCAATACATCAGCAGTTCGATAGTAAATATTTTCAAAACGATATAA
- the rpsM gene encoding 30S ribosomal protein S13, which produces MARIAGVDIPKNKRGVIALTYIFGIGSSRAKDILEKANVSEDKKVQDWNDDEIGAIRDAVSYYKIEGELRSEVSLNIKRLMDIGCYRGIRHRAGLPLRGQRTKNNSRTRKGKRKTVANKKKATK; this is translated from the coding sequence ATGGCAAGAATAGCAGGGGTAGATATACCTAAAAACAAAAGAGGAGTTATTGCTCTAACCTATATCTTCGGAATTGGTAGCAGCAGAGCTAAAGATATCTTAGAAAAAGCTAACGTTAGCGAGGATAAAAAAGTTCAAGATTGGAATGACGACGAGATCGGAGCTATCCGTGATGCCGTTTCTTATTACAAAATTGAAGGAGAGTTACGTTCTGAAGTTTCTTTAAACATTAAACGTTTAATGGATATCGGATGTTACAGAGGAATCCGTCACAGAGCTGGTCTTCCTTTAAGAGGACAAAGAACTAAGAACAATTCCAGAACAAGAAAAGGTAAAAGAAAAACTGTTGCTAACAAGAAAAAAGCAACTAAATAA
- the rplQ gene encoding 50S ribosomal protein L17 has product MRHGKKVNHLSRQTGHRKAMLANMACSLIEHKRINTTVAKAKALKQFVEPLITKSKEDTTHNRRIVFSYLRNKYGVTELFREVAAKVGDRPGGYTRIIKLGNRLGDNADMAMIELVDFNELYNGGKKEVKKATTRRGRAKKTEATPEAPAAEATENTEATE; this is encoded by the coding sequence ATGAGACACGGAAAAAAAGTAAATCATTTAAGCAGACAAACTGGTCACAGAAAGGCGATGCTTGCTAATATGGCTTGTTCGTTAATCGAGCACAAGCGCATCAACACTACTGTTGCTAAAGCAAAAGCTTTGAAACAGTTTGTGGAACCATTAATTACAAAATCAAAAGAAGATACAACTCACAACCGTCGTATCGTTTTCTCTTACCTGAGAAACAAATACGGTGTTACTGAGTTATTCAGAGAAGTTGCTGCGAAAGTAGGAGACCGTCCAGGTGGATATACTCGTATCATCAAGTTAGGAAACCGTCTTGGGGATAACGCTGATATGGCAATGATCGAATTAGTAGACTTCAACGAATTGTACAACGGAGGTAAAAAAGAAGTTAAAAAAGCTACTACACGTCGTGGTAGAGCTAAAAAAACTGAAGCTACTCCAGAAGCTCCTGCAGCTGAGGCTACAGAAAACACTGAAGCTACTGAATAA
- a CDS encoding DNA-directed RNA polymerase subunit alpha, with product MAIFNFQKPDKVIMIDSTDFEGKFEFRPLEPGYGLTIGNALRRVLLSSLEGYAITSVRIEGVEHEFSTISGVVEDVTEIILNLKQVRFKRQIEDIDNESVSISFSGKDQLTAGDFQKFISGFQVLNPELVICNLDSKITINMELTIEKGRGYVPAEENKKQNAAIGTIFTDSIYTPVKNVKYSIENFRVEQKTDYEKLVFEIITDGSIHPKDALTEAAKTLIHHFMLFSDERITLEADEIAQTESYDEESLHMRQLLKTKLVDMDLSVRALNCLKAAEVETLGDLVSFNKNDLMKFRNFGKKSLTELDELVAVKGLNFGMDLAKYKLDKE from the coding sequence ATGGCAATATTTAATTTTCAGAAGCCCGATAAAGTTATCATGATCGATTCAACCGATTTTGAAGGTAAATTTGAATTTAGACCTTTAGAACCGGGTTATGGATTGACTATTGGTAACGCATTAAGACGTGTTTTGCTTTCTTCTTTGGAAGGTTACGCAATTACTTCAGTACGTATAGAAGGTGTTGAACACGAATTCTCTACTATTTCTGGAGTGGTTGAAGATGTTACGGAAATTATCCTTAACCTTAAACAAGTACGTTTCAAACGTCAGATTGAGGATATCGATAACGAATCTGTATCTATTTCCTTCTCAGGTAAAGACCAATTAACTGCAGGTGATTTCCAAAAATTCATCTCAGGTTTCCAGGTGTTGAACCCGGAATTGGTTATCTGTAACCTTGATAGTAAAATCACTATCAACATGGAATTAACTATCGAGAAAGGTCGTGGTTATGTTCCTGCAGAAGAAAACAAAAAGCAAAACGCAGCTATAGGAACTATTTTTACAGACTCTATCTATACACCGGTAAAGAATGTAAAATATTCAATTGAAAACTTCCGTGTGGAGCAAAAAACCGATTACGAAAAATTGGTTTTCGAAATCATCACAGACGGTTCAATCCATCCTAAAGATGCCTTAACAGAAGCAGCTAAAACATTGATTCATCACTTTATGTTGTTCTCTGACGAAAGAATCACGCTTGAGGCTGATGAAATTGCTCAAACGGAATCCTATGACGAAGAGTCATTGCACATGAGACAATTGCTTAAAACTAAGCTTGTTGATATGGATTTGTCGGTAAGAGCATTAAATTGTTTGAAAGCGGCTGAAGTTGAAACACTTGGTGATTTAGTATCATTCAACAAAAATGATTTAATGAAGTTCCGTAACTTCGGTAAAAAATCATTAACAGAGTTAGACGAATTAGTTGCTGTTAAAGGTTTGAATTTCGGAATGGATTTAGCTAAATACAAATTAGATAAAGAATAA
- a CDS encoding arginase — protein MDKNIVFLINKSEITAGTRGASLGPDAIMTAARKKENYIFGENRVERLKNVNELLDKPATHKFAKRIDGLAEVYAVLNDKVSELLGDNLFPIVLAADHGSAGGTIAGVKTAFPDKRLGVVWIDAHADIHTPFTTPSGNMHGMPLATALNVDNLECKVNEVDQETIALWNALKHTGNVYPKMNPEDLVYIAVRDTEEQEDAILNRLGIKNYEVADVRSRGVVTIMSEIDQKLKDCDLIYVSFDVDSMDPDLTSHGTGTPVENGLTPEEAKDILLHLAKNDKTVCIEVVEVNPCLDEKINVMAEVTLDIISDVTKQLNN, from the coding sequence ATGGATAAAAATATCGTTTTTTTAATTAATAAATCTGAAATTACTGCAGGTACGCGTGGAGCATCATTAGGACCGGATGCGATTATGACTGCTGCCCGTAAAAAAGAAAATTATATTTTCGGTGAAAATAGAGTTGAGAGACTAAAAAATGTAAATGAATTGCTGGATAAACCAGCAACACACAAATTCGCTAAACGCATTGATGGGCTAGCAGAGGTGTATGCTGTTTTAAATGATAAAGTTTCTGAATTGCTGGGGGATAATTTATTCCCAATTGTTTTGGCTGCCGATCATGGTTCGGCCGGAGGAACGATTGCCGGAGTTAAAACGGCTTTCCCGGATAAACGTTTGGGCGTAGTTTGGATTGATGCACATGCTGATATTCATACTCCTTTTACCACTCCATCTGGAAACATGCACGGGATGCCTTTGGCAACAGCTTTGAATGTAGATAATTTAGAGTGTAAAGTAAATGAGGTTGATCAGGAAACAATCGCTCTTTGGAATGCACTAAAACATACCGGAAATGTTTATCCGAAAATGAATCCGGAAGATTTGGTTTACATTGCTGTCAGAGACACGGAAGAGCAGGAGGATGCTATCTTGAACCGTTTAGGAATAAAAAATTATGAGGTTGCCGATGTTCGAAGTAGGGGTGTAGTCACTATAATGTCGGAAATCGACCAAAAGTTGAAAGACTGTGATTTGATTTACGTTTCTTTTGACGTAGATTCTATGGATCCTGATTTGACCTCTCACGGAACAGGTACTCCTGTTGAAAACGGGTTAACCCCGGAGGAAGCAAAAGACATATTGCTTCATTTGGCAAAAAACGATAAAACTGTTTGTATCGAAGTCGTTGAAGTTAATCCGTGCTTAGATGAAAAAATAAACGTAATGGCAGAGGTTACATTAGATATCATTAGTGATGTAACTAAACAACTAAACAACTAG
- the rpsD gene encoding 30S ribosomal protein S4, translating into MARYTGPKTKIARKFGEAIFGDDRAFEKRNYPPGQHGLAKKRGKKSEYAVQLMEKQKAKYTYGILEKQFRNLYEKAAASKGVTGEILLQLCEARLDNVVYRMGIAPSRRAARQIVGHRHITVNGEVVNISSYHLKPGDKVAVREKSKSLEAIERSLSNSSAVYEWITWNNDTKEGTFVSVPQRLQIPENIKEQLIVELYNK; encoded by the coding sequence ATGGCAAGATATACTGGTCCAAAAACAAAAATTGCTCGTAAATTCGGCGAAGCAATCTTCGGAGACGATAGAGCTTTCGAAAAAAGAAATTACCCTCCAGGGCAACATGGTTTAGCCAAAAAGAGAGGTAAAAAATCAGAGTACGCTGTACAGTTAATGGAAAAGCAAAAAGCGAAGTACACTTACGGTATTCTTGAAAAACAATTCAGAAATTTATATGAAAAAGCAGCTGCGTCTAAAGGAGTAACAGGTGAAATCCTTTTACAACTTTGTGAAGCAAGATTAGACAACGTTGTGTACAGAATGGGTATTGCTCCTTCTCGTCGTGCGGCTCGTCAAATCGTTGGTCACAGACACATCACTGTAAATGGAGAAGTAGTAAACATTTCGTCTTACCACTTAAAACCAGGTGATAAAGTTGCCGTTCGTGAAAAATCAAAATCTCTTGAGGCTATCGAACGTTCGTTATCTAATTCTAGCGCTGTTTACGAATGGATTACTTGGAATAATGATACTAAAGAAGGTACTTTTGTTTCTGTACCTCAAAGACTTCAGATTCCAGAAAACATTAAAGAGCAGTTAATCGTAGAGTTGTACAACAAATAA
- a CDS encoding YiiX/YebB-like N1pC/P60 family cysteine hydrolase, which translates to MKSVFSGLILLFFCVSCGQSHNEEFNIDADRVYFIFRDSESKEGFFVKKFNLGNLNVTHVGFLVYTGNSWKVFHAINKKGNCVEQIEFLDFCSADEKKLNLRFLEISDFRSKKLLVSTIDSFKNRNLDFDYSFSCNNDKSIYCSRFVCEVLKSIDSVKYGFKLHRKKLNNIESSFLQKEILYYYPVDIFIFDKRFKSIS; encoded by the coding sequence ATGAAATCGGTTTTCTCTGGTTTGATTCTTCTTTTTTTTTGTGTGTCTTGTGGTCAAAGTCATAATGAGGAATTTAATATTGATGCTGATAGGGTTTATTTTATATTCAGAGATTCGGAATCAAAAGAAGGCTTTTTCGTTAAAAAGTTCAACCTCGGAAATTTGAATGTTACTCATGTAGGATTTTTGGTTTACACAGGCAATTCATGGAAAGTTTTTCATGCAATTAATAAGAAGGGAAATTGTGTAGAGCAAATAGAATTTCTTGACTTTTGTAGTGCAGATGAAAAAAAGTTGAATTTAAGATTTCTTGAAATTTCGGATTTTAGGTCGAAAAAGCTATTAGTTTCGACAATTGATTCATTCAAAAATCGGAATTTGGATTTTGATTATTCTTTTTCCTGTAATAATGATAAATCAATTTATTGCTCAAGATTTGTTTGTGAAGTTTTGAAATCGATAGATTCTGTGAAATATGGTTTTAAATTGCATAGAAAGAAATTAAACAATATTGAATCGTCATTTTTGCAGAAAGAGATACTGTACTATTATCCCGTTGATATTTTTATTTTTGATAAAAGATTTAAAAGTATATCATGA